One stretch of Ipomoea triloba cultivar NCNSP0323 chromosome 8, ASM357664v1 DNA includes these proteins:
- the LOC116027706 gene encoding ycf3-interacting protein 1, chloroplastic: MASHILQLPLPQIVTLSSSTSRYSINCSFRNLSLSFNPLSLSNHGSRRTRCSRRRTLAPVYASNEEEASTSSSTATATQEKGAYDEDVEVSDSEALEYVSQIKRVLELLKKNRDMVFGEVKLTIMIEDPRDVERKRLLGIDDENAPTREDLAAALEEINEGKIPEDRLALQMLAEELTAWPNLETEAPKKQTPSKSLYARTTDTGVDLKVAAKRLKVDWDSAADIGEDDEGDDTEVPPAVGYGALYLVTAFPVIIGISVVLILFYNSLQ; the protein is encoded by the exons ATGGCTTCTCATATCCTCCAGCTTCCACTTCCCCAAATCGTGACCTTATCATCATCTACCTCACGCTACTCCATCAACTGCTCTTTCCGCAACCTCTCCTTATCCTTCAATCCTTTGAGCTTATCAAACCACGGTAGCCGCAGAACGAGGTGTAGTAGGAGGAGGACATTAGCACCCGTTTATGCCAGCAACGAGGAGGAAGCCAGCACTTCTTCCTCAACCGCCACTGCCACCCAAGAGAAAGGAGCGTACGATGAAGATGTGGAGGTCTCGGATTCCGAAGCCCTTGAATACGTCTCCCAAATCAAAAGA GTTTTGGAGCTGCTCAAGAAGAATAGGGATATGGTGTTTGGTGAG GTTAAATTGACTATAATGATTGAAGACCCCAGGGATGTAGAGCGGAAACGGCTGCTTGGCATTGATGATGAGAATGCTCCAACCAGAGAGGACTTGGCTGCTGCTCTTGAAGAA ATAAATGAAGGCAAGATTCCTGAAGATCGCCTTGCTCTTCAGATGCTGGCAGAAGAGTTGACTGCATGGCCCAATTTGGAG actGAAGCCCCAAAGAAACAGACGCCTAGCAAATCCCTGTATGCAAGAACCACAGACACTGGTGTTGATCTAAAAGTGGCTGCTAAGAGGCTCAAAGTTGATTGGGATTCAGCAGCGGATATAGGGGAAGATGATGAGGGCGATGACACGGAAGTGCCTCCAGCTGTT GGATATGGAGCTCTATATTTGGTCACTGCATTTCCAGTAATAATTGGAATCTCGGTAGtgttgattttattttacaattcaTTGCAGTAA
- the LOC116026874 gene encoding probable purine permease 4 produces the protein MALVDESIQLPLSSPHTLNHQKRNAKTDTKHYKVLLIVNYVFLLVGSVSSSLLSKFYFVHGGSSRWVATWVQCAGFPLLIPAVYAFSSAERRPFAGFNLRIFSLSVVIGLMLGVNNLLISWGTSYLPVSTSSLVLASQLVFVLFLSAIIVRQKITFANLNCVVLLTLAAVLLALDSSSDKPEGLTKGKYFVGFFCTIGAALLFALYLPLVEKLYRNVDCYAMVVEMQVVMQAAATVLATVGMAIDGEFSGMKKESQGGFDLGSKAYAITVAVNVVTWQLCFMGTAGMVFLTTSVTSGICSTALMAVNVIAGVLAYGDHMGGSKAVSTVLCVWGFSSYVYGMYVKTKRVPPAIGT, from the exons ATGGCTTTGGTTGATGAAAGTATCCAACTCCCATTATCATCACCTCATACTTTGAATCACCAAAAACGTAATGCGAAAACAGACACGAAGCATTACAAGGTTCTTTTGATTGTGAACTATGTTTTCCTGTTGGTCGGCTCAGTATCTTCGAGCTTGCTTTCCAAATTCTACTTCGTCCATGGCGGATCGAGCCGATGGGTAGCCACTTGGGTCCAATGCGCCGGCTTCCCGCTGCTCATCCCCGCCGTCTACGCCTTCAGCTCCGCCGAGCGGCGGCCCTTCGCCGGATTCAACCTCCGGATCTTCTCCCTCTCCGTCGTTATTGGCCTCATGCTCGGCGTTAACAACCTCCTTATCTCCTGGGGCACATCCTATCTCCCGGTCTCCACCAGCTCCTTGGTTTTGGCGTCTCAGCTTGTCTTTGTTCTCTTTCTGTCCGCCATTATCGTGAGGCAGAAGATCACGTTCGCTAATCTCAACTGCGTTGTTCTTCTAACCCTCGCCGCCGTCTTGCTGGCGTTGGATTCCAGCAGTGACAAGCCGGAAGGACTCACCAAAGGAAAGTATTTCGTCGGATTCTTTTGCACTATCGGAGCCGCCTTGTTGTTCGCTCTCTACTTGCCACTAGTAGAGAAGTTATACAG GAATGTGGACTGCTACGCCATGGTGGTGGAAATGCAGGTGGTGATGCAGGCGGCGGCGACCGTCCTAGCCACAGTGGGGATGGCAATCGACGGCGAGTTTTCCGGCATGAAAAAGGAAAGCCAAGGGGGGTTCGACTTGGGGTCCAAAGCCTACGCAATTACGGTGGCTGTCAATGTGGTGACGTGGCAGCTCTGCTTCATGGGCACCGCCGGCATGGTGTTCTTAACCACGTCGGTGACGAGCGGGATCTGCTCCACGGCGCTGATGGCCGTCAACGTCATCGCCGGAGTCTTGGCGTACGGAGATCACATGGGCGGCAGCAAGGCCGTCTCCACCGTACTCTGCGTATGGGGGTTTTCATCCTACGTCTATGGCATGTATgtaaagaccaagagagtgcCGCCGGCGATCGGAACTTAA
- the LOC116026875 gene encoding probable purine permease 4, with the protein MVLVDESMALVDESIHHQKHNRERDTMHYKVLLIVNYVFLLVGSVSSSLLSKFYFVHGGSSRWVATWVQCAGFPLLIPAVYAFSSTERRPFAGFNLPIVSLSVVIGLMLGVNNLLISWGTSYLPVSTSSLVLASQLVFVLFLSAIIVRQKITFANLNCVVLLTLAAVLLALDSSSDKPEGLTKAKYFVGFFCTIGAALLFALYLPLVEKLYRNVDCYAMVVEMQVVMQAAATVLATVGMAIDGGFSGMKKESQGGFNLGSKAYVMTVGLNVVTWQLCFIGTAGMVFLTTSVTSGICSTALMAVNVIAGVLAYGDHMGGSKAVSTVLCVWGFSSYVYGMYVKTKRVTEEVPPEIGTESD; encoded by the exons ATGGTTTTGGTTGATGAAAGTATGGCTTTGGTTGATGAAAGTATCCATCATCAAAAACATAACAGGGAAAGAGACACGATGCATTACAAGGTTCTTTTGATTGTGAACTATGTTTTCCTGTTGGTGGGCTCCGTATCTTCGAGCTTGCTTTCCAAATTCTACTTCGTCCATGGCGGATCAAGCCGATGGGTAGCCACTTGGGTCCAATGCGCCGGCTTCCCGCTGCTCATCCCCGCCGTCTATGCCTTCAGCTCCACCGAGCGGCGGCCCTTCGCCGGATTCAACCTCCCGATCGTCTCTCTCTCCGTCGTCATTGGCCTCATGCTCGGCGTCAACAACCTCCTTATCTCCTGGGGCACATCCTATCTCCCCGTCTCTACCTCCTCCCTGGTTCTGGCGTCTCAGCTCGTCTTTGTTCTCTTTCTGTCCGCCATTATCGTGAGGCAGAAGATCACGTTCGCTAATCTCAACTGCGTTGTTCTTCTAACCCTCGCCGCCGTCTTGCTGGCGTTGGATTCCAGCAGTGACAAGCCGGAAGGACTCACCAAAGCCAAGTATTTCGTCGGATTCTTTTGCACTATCGGAGCCGCCCTCTTGTTCGCTCTCTACTTGCCACTAGTAGAGAAGTTATACAG GAATGTGGACTGCTACGCCATGGTGGTGGAAATGCAGGTGGTGATGCAGGCAGCGGCGACCGTGCTAGCGACGGTGGGGATGGCAATCGACGGCGGGTTCTCCGGCATGAAAAAGGAAAGCCAAGGGGGGTTCAACTTGGGGTCCAAAGCCTACGTAATGACGGTGGGTCTCAATGTGGTGACGTGGCAGCTGTGCTTCATAGGCACCGCCGGCATGGTGTTCTTAACCACGTCGGTGACGAGCGGGATCTGCTCCACGGCGCTGATGGCCGTCAACGTCATCGCCGGAGTCTTGGCCTACGGAGATCACATGGGCGGCAGCAAGGCCGTCTCCACCGTGCTCTGTGTATGGGGGTTTTCCTCTTACGTCTATGGCATGTATGTAAAGACTAAGAGAGTCACTGAGGAAGTTCCGCCGGAGATCGGAACTGAAAGTGACTAA